The Microbacterium oleivorans genome contains the following window.
CCGCTCACCCCGCAGCAGCTCGCCTGGCGGGCCGAGGCTGTCCCGGTCGTCACCGCGCTGCTCGCCGCCGGCGCCTTCCACGTCGATCTGGGCCCGGAGCTCCCGCTGGCCGAGGCCGCCGAAGCGCATCGCCTCCTCTCCACCGGCGCCCCCGGCAAGATCATCCTGATCCCCTGACCCCGTACCCCGTTCTCAGCACACGCCAAGGTGGCGCGAGCACCCGGAACCTCGAGAGAGTTCCCGGCGCTCGCGCCACCGTGTACGAGTTCCGCGCGTCAGTTGCCCGAACGGCGCTTGTTGTAGACGTCGAAGGCCACGGCCAGCAGCAGCACCAGACCCTTCACGGCCTGCTGCCACTCGATTCCGATGCCCATGATCGACATGCCGTTGTTGAGCACGCCGATGATGAGGCCACCGATGATCGCGCCGCCGATGGTGCCGACACCGCCCTGCACCGCCGCGCCGCCGATGAACGCGGCGGAGATCGCCTCGAGCTCGAAGCCGTCACCGGCCTTGGGCCCGGCGAGGTTCAGACGCGCGGTGAAGATCAGGCCGGCGAGGGCGGCGAGCACGCCCATGTTGACGAACAGCCAGAAGTCGGCACGGCGGGTCTTGATGCCTGAGAGCTCCGCCGCGTGGCGGTTGCCGCCGATGGCGTAGATGTGACGGCCGAAGACCGTGCGGTTCATCACGACGCCGTAGACGAGCACCAGCACCGCGAGCACGATCAGGGTGACCGGGATGCCCTTGTACGAGGCCAGGGCCCAGGTGAACCATCCGATGACGACGGAGATCAGCGCGAGCTTGGCGATGAACCAGACGACCGGCTCGACCTCCTGGTCGTACTTCTGGCGCCCCGCACGCGTGCGCCACTGCTGCACGATGAGGGCGACGATGCCGAGCGCGCCGATGAGCAGGGTGAACAGGTCTGGATCGGACTCCCCGAATATCCCGGCGAGGAACCCGTTGCCCAGCGCTCGGTACTCCGTGGGGAACGAGCCGATGTTGGCGTTGCCCAGCACCACGAGCGCGAGCCCGCGGAAGATGAGCATGCCGGCGAGGGTCACGATGAACGCGGGTATCCCCACGTAGGCGACCCAGAACCCCTGCCAGGCACCGACCAGCGCCCCGATGAGCAGCGAGAGGATGATGGCGAGCCACCACGGCATCCCCATCTTCACCGCGAAGACGCCCGAGACGGCTCCGATGAAGGCGGCGACCGAGCCGACCGACAGGTCGATGTGCCCGGCGATGATGATCATCACCATGCCGATGGCCAGCACCAGGATGTAGCCGTTCTGGACGACGAGGTTCGAGAGGTTCTGCGGGCGGAGCAGGATGCCGTTGGTGAGAATGGCGAAGAGGGCGACCACCGCGATCAGCGCGATGAAGATGCCGTTCTTGCCGAGGTCGGCGAGGATGTGGGCGAGCCACCGGGTGAACCGGTTCTCGGTCGGATTGATCCCGCCGCCGGCGGCGGTTTCGGGAACGTTTGCGTTCTGAGACATTCGTGGATCTCCTGCGTCCCCGTCAGCGGGGCTTCTCCATGGTCATGAGTTTGAGGACCGACTCGGGGGTCGCATCGGCGATGGGCATCTCTCCGGTGATGCGTCCCTCCGAGAGGGCGTACACGCGGTCGGAGATGCCGAGGAGCTCTGGCAGCTCTGACGAGATCACGATGATCCCCTTGCCCGAGGCTGCGAGCTTGTTGATGATCGTGTAGATCTCGTACTTCGCTCCGACGTCGATCCCACGGGTGGGTTCGTCGAGGATGAGCACCTCGGGATCGGAGTAGATCCACTTCGACAGCACGACCTTCTGCTGGTTGCCGCCGGAGAGCTTCCCCGTCTTGGCCAGCACCGTGGGCGCCTTGATGTTCATGCTCTTGCGGTACCGGTTCGCGATGGCGAACTCCTCGTTGTCGTCGACGAGGCCGGACTTCTCGAGCTTCTTCAGCGACGCCATCGAGATGTTGCGCTTGATGTCCTCGATGAGGTTGAGCCCGTAGGTCTTGCGGTCCTCGGTCGCATAGGCGAGCCCATTGGCGATGGCCTCCGAGACGGTGCGCGTGCGGATCTCCTTGCCGCGCATGAAGACCTTGCCCGAGATGCGCGTGCCGTAGCTGTGGCCGAACAGGCTCATCGCGAATTCGGTGCGGCCGGCGCCCATGAGGCCCGCGATGCCGACGATCTCGCCGGCGCGCACGGTGACCGAGACGTCGTCGACCACGACGCGCGTCGGGTCCTGCGGGTGATGCGCCGTCCAGTTCTCCACGCGCAGCAGCTCCTCGCCCAGCTGCGGCTCGTGATCGGGATAGCGGTGCTCGAGGTCGCGTCCCACCATGTCCTTGATGATGCGGTCCTCGGTCACGTCGTTCTTCGAGATCGTCTCGATCGTCTTGCCGTCGCGGATGACCGTGACGGTGTCGGCGACCTTTTTGATCTCGTTCAGCTTGTGGCTGATGATGATCGACGTGATCCCCTGCTCGCGCAGGCTCAGGATCAGATCGAGCAGGTGATCGGAGTCCTCGTCGTTCAGGGCCGCGGTCGGCTCGTCGAGGATGAGGAGCTTGACCTCCTTCGACAGCGCCTTGGCGATCTCGACGAGCTGCTGCTTTCCGACGCCGATCTGATTGACCTTCGTCGTCGGGTTCTCCTTGAGGCCGACACGGCGCAGCAGCTCGGCCGCGGCGAAGTTCGTCTTGTTCCAGTCGATGAGGCCGCCGGGACCCGTGCGCTCGTTGTTGAGGAAGATGTTCTCGGCGATCGAGAGGTATGGGCTCAGCGCCAGTTCCTGATGGATGATGACGATGCCGCGCGCCTCGCTGTCGCGAAGGTTCTTGAACTCGACGGTGTCACCGGCGTAGACGATCTCGCCGTCGTAGGTGCCGTGCGGGTAAACACCCGACAGCACCTTCATGAGAGTCGACTTCCCCGCGCCGTTCTCGCCGCAGATCGCATGGATCTCACCGCGCTCGACGGCGAGGTTCACGTTCGAGAGCGCCTTGACGCCGGGGAATGTCTTGGTGATTCCGCGCATCTCGAGGATGGTTTCGCTCACGTCTCCGACTTCCTTGTGGGGTGGATGGTGTTCGGTGCGGCGGCGGGGGCTGCGTGCCCCCGCCGCCGCGATGATGGTCGACGGATGCCGCGGCTCAGAGGCCGAGCTCGGCTGCCGTCCAGTAGCCGGTGTCGACCAGGGCCGACTCCACGTTGTCCTTGACGACCGGGACCGGCGAGAGGAGGTACGAGGGAACAACCTTCACGTCGTTGTCGTACGTCTCGGTGTCGTTGATCTCCGGCTCTTCACCGTTGAGCGCGGCGACGGCCATGTCGGCCGCGACCTTGGCGAGCTCGCGGGTGTCCTTGAAGATCGTGGCGTACTGCTCGTCCGCGAGGATCGCCTTGACCGAGTCCACCTCGGCGTCCTGGCCCGAGATGATCGGCCACTCGTCGCCGACGGAGTACCCGGCGCCCTCGAGCGCCGAGATGATGCCACGCGAGATGCCGTCGTACGGCGAGAGGATCGCGTCGACCTGCGTGCCGTCGGAGTAGTTGGCCGTGAGGATGTCCTCCATGCGGCTCTGGGCGGTCTCGCCGTCCCAGCGCAGCGTCGCGGCCTGCTCGATGTCGGTCTGGCCCGACTTGACCACGAGGGTGCCGTCGTCGATCAGCGGCTCGAGGACGTCCATCGCTCCGTTGAAGAAGAAGAACGCGTTGTTGTCGTCGAGCGAGCCCGCGAACAGCTCGATGTTGAACGGTCCGGCCGGCGCTCCGTCGGTCGGGTTGCCCTCGAGATCGGTGAGGCCGAGCCCGTTGAGGAGCGTCCAGGCCTGCTGCTGTCCGACCAGGAAGTTGTCGAACGTCGCGTAGTAGTCGACGTTCTCGGTGCCGACGATCAGCCGGTCGTAGGCGATGACGGGGATGTCGGCGTCTGCGGCGTTCTGCAGCGCCTCCGTCAGCGTCGTGCCGTCGATCGAGGCCACGATGAGCGCTTCGGCGCCCTTGGTGATCATGTTCTCGATCTGGTTGACCTGGGTGGGGATGTCGTCCTCGGCGTACTGCAGGTCGACGGTGTAGCCCTGGTCCTCGAGAGCCTTCTTGACGGCGTCGCCGTCCTGGATCCAGCGCTCCGAGCTCTTCGTCGGCATCGCGACGCCGATGAGACCGCCGCCGCCCTCACCGCCGTCTCCGGAGCCTCCGCCGGAATCGCCGGCGCAGCCGGAGAGCGTGATCGCGCCGACGGCGAGCGTCGCCGCGGCGAACAGGAACTTCTTGCTGTTCACTGTGTGTCCTTTCCAGTGACTTCACTGTCTTGGTGGGAAATGGTGACCGCGCCCGGAAGGGGCTACCGGCGGTCGTCGGTGGTCTGTCCGTAAACGTTCTGATACCGGTCGTACAACGCGTCGATCGACTCCTGCGGGATCGGAACGAGATCCCCGGCCTGCCGCGCGATGTGCACCGTGCGGGCGACGTCCTCGACCATCACCGCAGCCTTGACCGCATCCTTCGCCGTGGCCCCGATCGTGAACGGCCCGTGATTCTGCATCAACACCGCCCGAGACCGATGACCCCGAAGCGTGTCCACGATCCCCCGACCGATCGAGTCATCCCCGATGACCGCGAACGGACCCACCGGAACCGGACCCCCGAACTCATCCGCCATCGCCGTGATCACACACGGGATCTCCTCACCCCGCGCCGCCCACGCCACCGCATACGTCGAATGCGTGTGCACCACACCACCCACCTCGGGCATGTTCCGATACACATACGCATGAGCCGCAGTATCACTCGACGGCGACCGATCACTACCCGGCGTACCCGCCACCACGACGCCATCCAGATCGCACACGATCATGTTCTCCGGAGCCAACTCGTCATACGACACCCCCGACGGCTTGATCACGAACAGATCAGCCCCCGGCACACGCCCCGACACGTTCCCGCCGGTCCACACCACCAGCCCATAACGCACCAGCTCCGCATGCAACGACGCCACCTCGGCCCGAACCCGCGCCACCGCGACTTCGGCCTTGACGCCGTCGACATACTCGCTGCTGATCGCTGCGTTGCGTGCCACTCGAGTGCTCCTTCGCCCCGCCACCATCGGCCGGGCCTCGATCGCGTGATGGTCGATGTGACCGTTCACATTGCGACAATATAGCCACGCTTCGAACCGAGGTGTCAACTCCCGGCGTGTCTCGGATCGATAACGGGCCTCAGCGACGCGGTCCGGTGGATGAGCGCACGACGAGCTCGGGCACCAGCATGGGCGCCTCCGCGGCGCCCTCGCCCTGACCCAGCAGCAGATCCACGCACCGCCGACCGATCTCCGTGAAGTCCTGGCGGACCGTCGTCAGCGGGGGCCAGAAGTGCGCGGCCTCGGGGATGTCGTCGAAACCGATGATGCTGATGTCGCGCGGAGCGTCGAGTCCCTCGTCGCGGATGGCGTGCAGCAGCCCGAGGGCCATCTGGTCGTTCGAGGAGAAGATCGCGGTGAAGTCACGGACGCGCAGCAACTCGCGTCCCGCGTAGTAGCCGAACTCCGCCGTCCAGTCCCCCAGGACCGGCGCGGTCGTGGGGATGTCCCAGTCGCTCATCTCCTCGAGGAACCCCCGCATGCGCGCCTCGGCCTCGATCCAGTCCTGGGGACCGGCGATGTGGTAGATCGAGCGGTGCCCCAGCTCGATGAGGTGCCGTGTCGCGGCGCGGGCGCCGGAGATCTGGTCGACCGACAGCGCGTGCCCCGGGTCGACCTCGGTCGATTGGAGGGTCACGTACGGGATGCCGATCGGCTGGGCGGCGAGGGCTCGGAAGACCCGCACCTGCGGAGCGATGACGACGAGCCCTTCGACGGCCTGCGCGACGAGGTGCGCCAGCCCCGCTTGGATCGAGCTCGGCTCCGCGGCGTCGACGTTCGCCGTCGACACCCAGTAGCCCCGCTCCCGCGCCGCGGCCTCGATCGCGGCGATCGAGGATGCCGGTCCGTACTGCGTGGCCGACGAGGTCAGCACCCCGATCGTGTGCGATCGGCTGGTCACGAGGGCCCGCGCCGCGCGGTTGGGGCTGTAGTCCAGCTCGGCCATGACGGCGAGCACGCGCTCTTTGGTCTCGGCCCGGATGCTGGCATGGTTGTTCAGCACGCGTGAGACGGTCTGATGCGACACTCCAGCAAGACGCGCGACGTCGCGGATGCTGGGGCGACGGCCCGCGGCGTCCTCGCTCATGGCTCCTCCGGATCGATGCGCACGTTCACATCGACTGAAGCCATTATGCACCGGCAGCTCCCGAAAGTACCCGCATCGTCGATGTGACAGTCACACACCCGTCCTGCCGCCGCAGGTGCCGCGATGTGACAGCCCGCCGCTGCGTCACAACCCGACGGCGCCCTATGCTGACCCCATGTCGGATGTCGCCCGCTTCCTGCCGCTCAGCCAGCGCACCGCAGACGGACCGGCCGACATCCTCGACCGCCGCGCGCAGCTGGCGGGCATCGTCGACCTCGTGGCGACCGCGCTTGCGGACACCGCGGCCCCGGAGGCCGAGATCGGCGTCGAGGCGTTCCTCCGAGATGCCGGCCTGACGTCCGCCGTGCCGGATGGCGGCACGGCGGATCTGGGCAGCCTGTCCGCTTCCCTCAGATCCGGGGGCCGGCGGACGGCGAAGCAGGTGGTGGCGGCTGCTCGGGCGTACCTGCGGCTGCCCGTGGCGGACCGGCCGCCGCTTCCCGCCGCAATCGCCGGTGCCGTCGCCTTCGCCGCCTCATCGTCGGCGACGAGCGACCGGCGCGCAGCGATCGCCGGCCACACGGTGCGCGCCAGCGACGCCGCCTGGTCGTTCGGCCGCGGACCCGATCTCATCGCCACCGGCGACGAGATCGTCGCTTTCCTGACCGGTGTCTCCGACCAGCCGCCGCGGAGGCCGCGGTTCAGCTGAGTCGGAGCAGATCCCGGTAGAACGCGATTCCCCGCAGCCAGACGTCGACCCGGATGCGCTCGTCGTGGGCATGCAGCGCCTCGCGTTCGGATGCCGTCAGGCGGAACGGAGCGAACCGGTAGACGTGCCCGCTGATGGCGGTGAACCACCGACTGTCGCTCGCGCCGAGCTGCAGATAAGGCGTGGGGACGACCTCCTCGCCGAGCGCGCTCGCCACGGCGCGGGCGACGCGGCGCCAGGGCTCACCGCGCCAGGGCGACACCGGCGAGGGGTCCGAGGCGTTGTGCACCTCGACCTCGATGCCCGGGTCGCCGATGACAGCGCGCACCCGATCGGCGACGCCGCCGACGGTGTCGCCGATCAGCAGCCGCACGTTCACGGACGCGCGGGCGGTGGTGGCCAGGACGTTCTCGCCGTCCGCCCCGTGCAGCTCCGTGACCACGGCGGTCGTGCGCACGAGGGCGTTCGTCTCCGGGCCGAAACGCGGCAGCACTCGCGCGAGCAGCATCCCAGTGAGGCGGATGTGGCGGAACAGCGTACGGAAGGGCTCCCGTGCGTGCGGTGCGAGGGTGCGGAACATCGCGCGCACGGGCGGACTGAGGCGAACCGGGAACGGGCGGTGCTGGAGCCGGTCGATCGCACGGGCGAGCCGCGCGGTGGCGGGTCGTCCCGGCGGTGTCGAAGCGTGGCCGCCCGCCTCGCGCGCGGTCAGGCGCAGGGTCGCGATCCCGCGCTCGGCCACCCCGATCATCGCCGTCTCGGCGTCGACGCCGGGCACGGCCTGCTCGACCACAGCGCCGCCCTCGTCCAGGACGAGCGCCGGACGCACCCCCCGCGCGCGCAGGACCTGAACGATCGCCGGCGCTCCTGTCCCGGCCACCTCCTCGTCGTGGCCGAAAGCGAGGTACACGTCGCGTGCCGGCACGTACCCCTCGGCCAGCAACGACTCGACCGCCTCGACGATGGCGACGAGGGCGCCCTTGTCGTCGATCGCCCCGCGCGCATGGATGGTGGCTTCGTCGCCCTCCCCCGTCAGCACGGCGCCGAACGGCGGATGCATCCACTCGTCCGGCACGACCGGGACGACGTCGTAGTGCGCCATGAGCACGAGCGGGTCCCCCGAGGCGGCGCCCGGCCAGCGGAAGAGCATCGCGTGCTCGGCGACGAGTTCGCGCTCGAGGGCCGCGTGGACGCGGGGGTAGGAGCGCTCGAGGGTCGCGCGGAACAGGTCGAAGGCCTCGCCGTCGACCTGCGCCGGATCGGACCGCGAGACGGTCGGGATGCGCAGGAGCTCGCGGAAGCGTTCGACGGCGGCGGTGTCCACCCCGCGAGCCTACGCCGCCCGTCCCGGCCCGCCCCTGGCTAGGCTCGCGTTATGACTGATCAGACCACGACCGCGCACCCGCACGCCGGCCTGCGATGGGGCATCCTGGCCACCGGCGGCATCGCCCATGCGTTCACCCGCGACCTGCTCACGGCCGGACGCGAGGTCGTGGCCGTGGGATCGCGCAGCCAGGCGTCGGCGTCGGCGTTCGCGGCCGAGCACGGCATCGGCCACGCGCACGGCTCGTACGAAGAGCTCGCCGCGGATCCGGACGTCGACATCATCTACGTCGCGACGCCGCACCCCGCCCACCGCGACGCCGCTGCGCTCGCCATCCAGCACGGGAAGCACGTGCTGGTCGAGAAGCCGTTCACCCTCACCCGCGACGAGGCGGTCGCACTGCGCGACCTCGGCGCAGGCGCCGGGGTGCTCGTGATGGAGGCGATGTGGACGCGCTACCTCCCCCACATGGTCCGATTGCGGGAGATCATCGCGGCAGGCACGATCGGTGAGGTCCGCACCGTCTTCGCCGACCACACGCAGCGCATCACCGACGACCCGGCCCACCGCCTCAACGACCTGGCGCTCGGGGGCGGAGCGCTGCTCGATCTCGGCATCTACCCCGTCTCGTTCGTCTGCGATCTGCTCGGGCTCCCCACCGAGGTGCGTGCGCTCGCGCGGCTGCAGGAGACGGGCGCCGACGCGGAGGTGGCGACGGTCATGACCCATCCCTCCGGCGCCGTCTCGACGACGGTGTCGTCCTCGCGCGGTGCCGGCCCGAACACCGCGCACGTGGTGGGCACGGCCGGCCGGGTCGAGATCTCCGGCGTCTGGTATGCCGCGACCGACTTCCGCGTGATCAGCCCCGACGGCGAGCTCATCGAGGAGTACCGCTCCGAGATCGACGGGCGCGGCATGCAGTTCCAGGCGCTCGAGGCCGAGGCGCTCGTCGCAGCGGGGCGCGTCGACGGCGACATCCTGCCGATCGCCGAGACGGTCGACATCATGGGCCTCCTCGACGACATCCGCGCGCAGATCGGCGTGCGCTACCCGCAGGAGCACTGAGCCGACCACACAGCGGGGGCGGTGCCGATCGTTCGGCACCGCCCCCGCTGTGTGCGCGCCGATCACACGGCGAAGGGCACGGCTCCGACGAGCACGCCCACCGCGAGCATCACGAGCGAGACGACGGTCGCGCGCCACAGCACCTTCTTGTGGTGGTCGCCGAGGTTGACGTTGGCGAGCGAGACCAGCAGCAGGATCGCCGGCACGAGCGGGCTCTGCAGGTGCACCGGCTGTCCGGTGATCGACGCGCGCGCCATCTCGACCGGCTCGATGCCGTACGTCGCCGCGCTCTCGGCGAGGATCGGCAGGATCCCGAAGTAGAACGCGTCGTTGGACATGAAGAAGGTGAACGGGATCGACAAGACGCCGGTGATCACCGCGAGGTGCGGTCCGAGCTGCGAGGGGATCACCTCGGTGACCCACGACGCCATGGCGGCGACCATGCCGGTTCCGTTGAGGACTCCCACCAGCACGCCGGCGGCGAGGACCATCGAGACGACGCCGACGATCGACGGCGCGTGCGCGACGATCTCGTCGGCCTGCTGCTTGAGCTTGGGGAAGTTGATGACAAGCGCCAGCGCCGCGCCGACCATGAACACGTAGGCCAGCGGGAACAGGTCGAGCACGAGCAGCACCATGACCGCGAGGGTGAGGACGAGGTTGACCCAGACCAGCCGCGGACGCAGGGTCGCCCGGTTCGGATCGAGCATCGTGTCGGCCATGGCGGTGTCGCGCTCCTCCACCCACTGGGCAGCCGGCACCGGCTTGCGCCCACGCACCGTGACGATGTTGCCGGTGCGGAGCGTGGCCAGCGCACCCGGCCGGGGGTCGGCTCCGCGGAACAGTCTCGGTCCTCCCAGCACGCCGTCGCCGGTGCCGAGCCTCGAGGTGTCGATGCTGCCCGCGAGTCGGCGTCGCTCGGAGAGTCCGAGGAACCAGGCGAACGTGAGCGAGACGACGATGCCGGCGGCGAGGGAGGGCAGCATCGGGACGAACACGTCGGTGGGCTGCAGCCCCAGCGCCGAAGCCGCACGCACCGTCGGCCCGCCCCACGGCACGATGTTCATCGTCCCGTTCATGAGTCCGGCGACGCACGTGAGGACCACCGGGCTCATCCCCAGCCGCAGGTAGATGGGGAGCATCGCCGAGGTGGTGATGATGAAGGTCGTCGACCCGTCGCCGTCGAGCGAGACCACGCCGGCCAGCACAGCCGTGCCGACCACGACCTTGGCCGGGTCGTCCTTGAGGACGCGGGTGATCACCCGGATCAGCGGGTCGAAGAGTCCGACGTCGATCATGATCCCGAAGTACATGATCGCGAACATCAGCAGCGCCGCGGTGGGCGCCATACTGCCGATCGCGTCGATGATCATGTCGCCGAGCCCCAGCCCGGCGCCGGCGAACAGACCGAACACGGTCGGCACGAGGATGAGCGCCACCATCGGGGTGAGGCGCCGGGTCATGATCAGTGCCATGAACGTCAGGACCATGACGAAGCCGAGGATGACGAGAACGCCGTCCGGGGCGATGAACGCCAGGTCGTAGCCGTCCTCGGCCGCGGCTGCGGTCACGAGGGATGCGGTGGTCGTCATGTCGACTCCTTCGTCGGCTGATGCGGGTGGTGCGGGGTGACGCGAGGTGTTGCAGTCGGATGACACTAGGCCGCCGCCGCCCCTGTGCGCGCGCTTGGGTGCATTCGCGCGACTTGAGCGCGTAGCGTGTGTTCTGCGCATTCTGCGCGTGATGACAGGAGGTCGGGATGCGGTTCACCACGCGCCTCTTCCTCGTGCAGGTCGCGGTGGTCGTCGCGGTGCTGCTGGTGTGCACCGGCGCGTTCTCGGTCATCGCGGTGGGCCAAGTGCGTTCGGCAGCGGAGGAGAGCGCCCTGAACATCGCGCGCTCGGTGGCCGCGATGCCCGATGTCCGGCGCACCGTCGCGAGGTGGTCGGACGACCCGGGCACCCCGGCAGCCGACGACCTGGTGGCCGGTCCCCTGCAGCGCACCGCGCTCGCGGTCGCCGATCGCACCGATGCCCTCTTCGTCGTCATCACCGACGACCACGGCATCCGTCTGGCTCATCCCAGCGCCGAGCGTCTCGGCGAGACCGTGTCGACGCCGTTCGCCCGGGTGCTCGCCGGCGACGAGGTCGTGGATTGGGAGGTGGGCACGCTCGGCCGGTCGGCCCGGGCGAAGGTTCCCGTGCTGCCGCCGGACGGCGGGGCGCCCGTCGGCGAGGTGAGCGTCGGATTCGAGGAGGGGAGCGTGCTCGACGACCTGCCCGCGCTCCTGCTCGCGATCGGCGTCGCCGCGCTGCTCGCACTGGGGGTCGGGGTGGGCGCGGGATCGATCCTGCGGCGACGGTGGGAGAAGACGACGCTGGGGCTCCAGCCCGAGGAACTGACGGCGCTGGTGCAGCAGCAGAGCGCGGTCCTCGACGGCGTCGGCGATGGCGTGCTGGCCCTCGACGAGGACGGCATCGTGCGGGTCGCGTCGGGCGCTGCGGTCCGGCTGCTCGGCCTGAGCGCCCCGGTGGGGCGGTCGCTCCACGATCTTCCGCTGCCGACGAACGTCGTGCGAGCGATCGAGGAGGGTCTGCCCGTCCACCACGCCGTGGTGGGCACCCGGGTGCTCGCGATCGACGTCCACCCCGTGCGGCACGGCGGCCGCGAGCTCGGCGACGTCATCGTCGTCCGTGACCACACCGATGTCGCCGAGCTGAACGAGCAGCTCTCGTCGGTCCAGACCGTGACCGGGGCGCTGCGGGTGCAGCGACACGAGTTCTCCAACCGCCTGCACGTGGCTGCCGGCCTGCTCGACGCCGAGCGCGTGGGCGACGCTCGCGCCTTCCTCGACGACCTCCTCGAGCGCGGCAGCGTCCCCACCGCCGTCGGTCACATCGAGCGCGTGCCCGACCTCTTCCTCCAAGCCCTCTTGACCGGAAAGGCTGCCGAGGCCGGCACCCACGGGGTCCGCCTGATCGTCGGGGAGGACACCCTCCTGCTCGGCGCCCTCGGCCGGGTCGAGGATGCTGCGGCGGTCATCGGCAACCTGGTCGACAATGCGATCGCCGCTGCGGCCGCCGCCGCCGAACCGAGATGGGTCGAGGTGACCTTCCTGAGCGACGGGGACGCCCTCGTCGTCACGGTCGCCGATTCGGGGCGGGGCGTGCCCGCGGGACGCGACGTCTTCGCAGCGACGGACGGCCCGGCCGACGACCGGGTGCGCGGCCGGGGTATCGGGCTGCCGCTCTCGCGCGAGCTCGCGCGCCGACTCTCCGGCGACGTCTGGCTCATCGACGCCGGCGGCGGTGCCCCTGGCGATGACGACACCGGCGAGACGACACGACCGCCCGGCGCCGTGTTCGCCGCGCGCCTCCCGGGCGTCCTGCGGAACGCTCCGAACGACGGAACACCGCCGTGGCACGCACACCCCGAGGAGCCCACCGCATGACCACCGCTCTCCGTGTCCTCGTCGTCGACGACGACTTCCGCGTCGCGGGCCTGCATCGCGATGCGGTCGACGCCGTGCCCGGCTTCCGGGCACTCGAACCGGCGCGCTCCCTCGCCGCGGCGCGCGCGTCGATCGCCGACCAGCGCCCCGACCTCCTCCTCGTCGACAACTACCTGCCCGACGGCGAGGGAATCGCGCTGGTGCGCACGCTCGACATCGACGCGTTCGTGCTGTCGGCTGCGACCGATGCCGCCACGGTTCGGCGCGCGCTGCGGGCCGGCGCCGTGGGCTACCTCATCAAGCCGTTCGACGCTCGCTCGCTCCGCGAGCGCCTGGAACGCTACGCGCGCTACCGGAATGTCCTGGACGCCCCGGACCTGGAGCAGGACGAGATAGACCGCGCGCTCTCGATCGTCCACGGCGAG
Protein-coding sequences here:
- the mmsB gene encoding multiple monosaccharide ABC transporter permease, which translates into the protein MSQNANVPETAAGGGINPTENRFTRWLAHILADLGKNGIFIALIAVVALFAILTNGILLRPQNLSNLVVQNGYILVLAIGMVMIIIAGHIDLSVGSVAAFIGAVSGVFAVKMGMPWWLAIILSLLIGALVGAWQGFWVAYVGIPAFIVTLAGMLIFRGLALVVLGNANIGSFPTEYRALGNGFLAGIFGESDPDLFTLLIGALGIVALIVQQWRTRAGRQKYDQEVEPVVWFIAKLALISVVIGWFTWALASYKGIPVTLIVLAVLVLVYGVVMNRTVFGRHIYAIGGNRHAAELSGIKTRRADFWLFVNMGVLAALAGLIFTARLNLAGPKAGDGFELEAISAAFIGGAAVQGGVGTIGGAIIGGLIIGVLNNGMSIMGIGIEWQQAVKGLVLLLAVAFDVYNKRRSGN
- the mmsA gene encoding multiple monosaccharide ABC transporter ATP-binding protein — protein: MSETILEMRGITKTFPGVKALSNVNLAVERGEIHAICGENGAGKSTLMKVLSGVYPHGTYDGEIVYAGDTVEFKNLRDSEARGIVIIHQELALSPYLSIAENIFLNNERTGPGGLIDWNKTNFAAAELLRRVGLKENPTTKVNQIGVGKQQLVEIAKALSKEVKLLILDEPTAALNDEDSDHLLDLILSLREQGITSIIISHKLNEIKKVADTVTVIRDGKTIETISKNDVTEDRIIKDMVGRDLEHRYPDHEPQLGEELLRVENWTAHHPQDPTRVVVDDVSVTVRAGEIVGIAGLMGAGRTEFAMSLFGHSYGTRISGKVFMRGKEIRTRTVSEAIANGLAYATEDRKTYGLNLIEDIKRNISMASLKKLEKSGLVDDNEEFAIANRYRKSMNIKAPTVLAKTGKLSGGNQQKVVLSKWIYSDPEVLILDEPTRGIDVGAKYEIYTIINKLAASGKGIIVISSELPELLGISDRVYALSEGRITGEMPIADATPESVLKLMTMEKPR
- the chvE gene encoding multiple monosaccharide ABC transporter substrate-binding protein: MNSKKFLFAAATLAVGAITLSGCAGDSGGGSGDGGEGGGGLIGVAMPTKSSERWIQDGDAVKKALEDQGYTVDLQYAEDDIPTQVNQIENMITKGAEALIVASIDGTTLTEALQNAADADIPVIAYDRLIVGTENVDYYATFDNFLVGQQQAWTLLNGLGLTDLEGNPTDGAPAGPFNIELFAGSLDDNNAFFFFNGAMDVLEPLIDDGTLVVKSGQTDIEQAATLRWDGETAQSRMEDILTANYSDGTQVDAILSPYDGISRGIISALEGAGYSVGDEWPIISGQDAEVDSVKAILADEQYATIFKDTRELAKVAADMAVAALNGEEPEINDTETYDNDVKVVPSYLLSPVPVVKDNVESALVDTGYWTAAELGL
- a CDS encoding L-ribulose-5-phosphate 4-epimerase, translated to MNGHIDHHAIEARPMVAGRRSTRVARNAAISSEYVDGVKAEVAVARVRAEVASLHAELVRYGLVVWTGGNVSGRVPGADLFVIKPSGVSYDELAPENMIVCDLDGVVVAGTPGSDRSPSSDTAAHAYVYRNMPEVGGVVHTHSTYAVAWAARGEEIPCVITAMADEFGGPVPVGPFAVIGDDSIGRGIVDTLRGHRSRAVLMQNHGPFTIGATAKDAVKAAVMVEDVARTVHIARQAGDLVPIPQESIDALYDRYQNVYGQTTDDRR
- a CDS encoding LacI family DNA-binding transcriptional regulator; protein product: MSEDAAGRRPSIRDVARLAGVSHQTVSRVLNNHASIRAETKERVLAVMAELDYSPNRAARALVTSRSHTIGVLTSSATQYGPASSIAAIEAAARERGYWVSTANVDAAEPSSIQAGLAHLVAQAVEGLVVIAPQVRVFRALAAQPIGIPYVTLQSTEVDPGHALSVDQISGARAATRHLIELGHRSIYHIAGPQDWIEAEARMRGFLEEMSDWDIPTTAPVLGDWTAEFGYYAGRELLRVRDFTAIFSSNDQMALGLLHAIRDEGLDAPRDISIIGFDDIPEAAHFWPPLTTVRQDFTEIGRRCVDLLLGQGEGAAEAPMLVPELVVRSSTGPRR
- a CDS encoding M20/M25/M40 family metallo-hydrolase, translated to MDTAAVERFRELLRIPTVSRSDPAQVDGEAFDLFRATLERSYPRVHAALERELVAEHAMLFRWPGAASGDPLVLMAHYDVVPVVPDEWMHPPFGAVLTGEGDEATIHARGAIDDKGALVAIVEAVESLLAEGYVPARDVYLAFGHDEEVAGTGAPAIVQVLRARGVRPALVLDEGGAVVEQAVPGVDAETAMIGVAERGIATLRLTAREAGGHASTPPGRPATARLARAIDRLQHRPFPVRLSPPVRAMFRTLAPHAREPFRTLFRHIRLTGMLLARVLPRFGPETNALVRTTAVVTELHGADGENVLATTARASVNVRLLIGDTVGGVADRVRAVIGDPGIEVEVHNASDPSPVSPWRGEPWRRVARAVASALGEEVVPTPYLQLGASDSRWFTAISGHVYRFAPFRLTASEREALHAHDERIRVDVWLRGIAFYRDLLRLS